Proteins encoded in a region of the Perca fluviatilis chromosome 6, GENO_Pfluv_1.0, whole genome shotgun sequence genome:
- the LOC120561427 gene encoding hyaluronan and proteoglycan link protein 1-like: MTSLLCITMISLTLAGSAYSMPSSPSPPTDKAFAKLGGNVTLTCRLLSKDPMAFGAIGSRIKWTKVADDEALNENVLLSMGFHQKTYGSFEGRVFLQEHDSEDASIIITDVSMDDKGRYRCEIINGVEESMQDITLDVQGGLIDGVVFPYSPPVGRYNLNFPKAVQACQGQDASVATFDQLFEAWKGGLDWCNAGWLNDGTVQYPITKPRQNCGGTNHGPGVRSYGRPDKQISRFDVFCFASELNGHFYWLVQPDRLTFDEAVQACIDDGAEIAKVGHMYSAWKLEGYDRCDAGWLADGSVRYPIARPRKNCSPTEAAVRFVGFPDKMQKSYGVYCYKA, encoded by the exons atgacgagtctgctgtgcattacaaTGATCTCCCTGACCCTGGCTGGCAGTGCATACAGTATGCCGAGCTCTCCCTCACCACCAACAG ATAAAGCTTTTGCTAAACTAGGTGGCAACGTCACCCTGACCTGTCGGCTCCTGTCCAAAGACCCCATGGCCTTTGGTGCCATTGGTAGCCGAATCAAATGGACCAAGGTGGCAGATGATGAAGCACTGAATGAGAATGTGCTGCTTTCAATGGGTTTCCACCAGAAAACCTACGGAAGCTTCGAGGGCCGTGTCTTTCTGCAGGAGCACGACAGTGAAGATGCCTCCATAATAATAACTGACGTCTCCATGGATGACAAGGGAAGATACCGCTGTGAGATAATCAACGGGGTGGAAGAAAGCATGCAAGATATTACTTTGGATGTGCAAGGCGGTCTTATTGAtg GTGTTGTGTTCCCATACTCCCCCCCTGTGGGCCGCTACAACCTGAACTTCCCCAAAGCTGTGCAGGCCTGTCAAGGACAGGATGCTTCTGTCGCCACCTTTGACCAGTTGTTTGAGGCCTGGAAGGGCGGCCTGGACTGGTGCAATGCTGGCTGGCTGAATGATGGCACAGTACAGTATCCCATCACCAAACCCAGACAGAATTGTGGAGGCACCAATCACGGGCCTGGCGTCAGAAGCTATGGCCGTCCTGACAAACAAATAAGCCGCTTTGACGTGTTCTGCTTTGCTTCTGAACTCAACG GACATTTCTATTGGCTGGTCCAGCCCGACAGGCTGACCTTTGACGAGGCTGTGCAGGCGTGCATAGACGATGGTGCAGAAATTGCCAAGGTGGGTCACATGTACTCCGCCTGGAAGCTCGAGGGTTACGATCGCTGCGATGCCGGCTGGTTGGCTGACGGAAGTGTGCGCTACCCCATTGCCAGGCCCCGCAAGAACTGCAGCCCCACAGAAGCTGCAGTGCGCTTTGTTGGATTCCCAGACAAGATGCAAAAGTCTTACGGCGTCTACTGCTACAAGGCTTAG